CCCCCCGCCCCCTGGACGGCGTACCGCCCTTCGTCTGGCACGGCTCCATCCGCTCGCCCGAGATCGCCGAGCAGGCCGCGTACTACGGCGACGGCTTCTTCCACAACAACATCTTCTGGCCGGCCGACCACACCAAGCGGATGGTCGAGCTGTACCGGAGCCGGTACGCGCACTACGGCCACGGCACGCCCGAGCAGGCGATCGTGGGACTCGGCGGGCAGATCTTCATGCGGAAGAACTCCCAGGACGCGATACGCGAGTTCCGCCCCTACTTCGACGTCGCGCCGGTCTACGGACACGGGCCGTCCCTGGAGGACTTCACCGACCAGACCCCGCTGACCGTGGGCTCCCCGGAACAGGTCATCGAGAAGACGCTCGGCTTCCGCGAGTACGCCGGCGACTACCAGCGCCAGCTGTTCCTGGTGGACCACGCCGGGCTGCCGCTGAAGACCGTCCTGGAACAGATCGACATGCTGGGCGAGGAGGTCGTTCCAGTGCTGCGCGAGGAGTTCGCGAAGGGCCGCGCGAAGGATGTCCCCGAGGCGCCGACCCACGCGTCGCTGCTCGCCGAAGTGAAGGCCGGAGTGACGGCCGAGGAGAAGAAGGGGACCGTCGTATGAAGCTCGTCGTCGTCTCTGCGGGACTGAGCGTGCCGTCCTCCACGCGACTGCTGGCCGACCGGCTGGCGGCGGCCGTGGAGCGGCTCGCTCCGACCGAGGTGCAGGTCGTCGAGGTCCGCGACCTCGCCGTGGCGATCGCCAACCACCTCACCAGCGGGTTTCCCGGGCGTACTCTCGCCGCCGCGCAGGACGCCGTGGCCGGGGCGGACGCGCTGATCGTCGTCACTCCGGTGTTCTCGGCGTCGTACAGCGGGCTCTTCAAGTCGTTCTTCGACGTCCTCGACAAGGACGCGCTGGCCGGGAAGCCGGTGCTGATCGCGGCGACCGGCGGCAGTGCGCGGCACTCCCTGGTGCTGGACCACGCGTTGCGGCCGCTCTTCTCCTATCTGCGGGCCGTCGTCGTGCCGACCGGGGTGTACGCCGCCTCGGAGGACTGGGGCGCGGAGGGGCTGGACGGGCGGATCGAGCGGGCGGCGGGGGAACTGGTGGCGCTGCTGCCGGAGGATCGTCCGGAGGCCAGGGTGGTTGTGTCGGGGGCGTCGGCGTCGGGGACGTCGGTGACTTCGGCCAAGGCCAGGGACTGCTTCGAGGTGGTCCCGTTCGCCGAGCAGCTGGCGGCGCTGTCGCCGACGGGGGCGGCGGGGGTCTGAGGGGTGGGCGGCTCGGCGGCTGGGTGGCTCGGTGGTTCGACCACTCGGTGGCACGGTGGCTGGGTCCCTTGGCGTCGGTCGCCTGGTCGCCCGGGCACTCGGTCACCTGTTAACCCGGTCGTTTGGTGGCTGGGTCGCTTGGTGGTTCGGCCTCTCGGGCACCCGGCCTCTCGGGCACCCGGCCGCTCGGCCTCTCGGGCACCCGGCCTCTCGGGCACCCGGCCACTCGGGCCCAGTGGCTCGGTGGCTGGGCCCCTTGGTGACTGGGTCGCCTGGTCACCCGGCCACTCGGTCACCTGCTC
Above is a window of Streptomyces sp. NBC_00490 DNA encoding:
- a CDS encoding LLM class flavin-dependent oxidoreductase, translated to MQFGIFSVGDVTPDPTTGRTPTERERIKAMVAIALKAEEVGLDVFATGEHHNPPFVPSSPTTMLGYVAAQTERLILSTSTTLITTNDPVKIAEDFAMLQHLADGRVDLMMGRGNTGPVYPWFGKDIRDGIGLAIENYALLRRLWREDVVNWEGKFRTPLQGFTSTPRPLDGVPPFVWHGSIRSPEIAEQAAYYGDGFFHNNIFWPADHTKRMVELYRSRYAHYGHGTPEQAIVGLGGQIFMRKNSQDAIREFRPYFDVAPVYGHGPSLEDFTDQTPLTVGSPEQVIEKTLGFREYAGDYQRQLFLVDHAGLPLKTVLEQIDMLGEEVVPVLREEFAKGRAKDVPEAPTHASLLAEVKAGVTAEEKKGTVV
- a CDS encoding CE1759 family FMN reductase, with protein sequence MKLVVVSAGLSVPSSTRLLADRLAAAVERLAPTEVQVVEVRDLAVAIANHLTSGFPGRTLAAAQDAVAGADALIVVTPVFSASYSGLFKSFFDVLDKDALAGKPVLIAATGGSARHSLVLDHALRPLFSYLRAVVVPTGVYAASEDWGAEGLDGRIERAAGELVALLPEDRPEARVVVSGASASGTSVTSAKARDCFEVVPFAEQLAALSPTGAAGV